A window of the Zeugodacus cucurbitae isolate PBARC_wt_2022May chromosome 4, idZeuCucr1.2, whole genome shotgun sequence genome harbors these coding sequences:
- the LOC105215878 gene encoding uncharacterized protein LOC105215878, with protein MMINTLLEHVPIKLEAPDNGDEGDAENNSKQKNKIVKMNGKNVVVDEDVSGEDDEEDDEDTDEDDSETDLLEEDDDATLVPISSDEEAELEAQRIRFHEIIGKNLHLPTVSKNDALKGGKKTKSAKKLRGRSVSSCASVSSKTSVASCSSASSAANSKRSKQSDVPKQKQKSDSKVKKTVARRNVEKGTSTESEAEHDDIAATYKRPLRSRVPSTCSVASSLVTPSCQTESCGNIYVYEEQQKLIFNCSFCDLRYGDMSSFAKHLHDAHKLFQEDEDVTTTKVARKSPRTLTKQQAENKAQAQDNKLKVVIKTEIDPYPEEIGDDSSSAHSMSPIPGDATLESCGNVFILNGKKLFLICGHCECKYATLDLFHKHLRQQHQLFSGPVKEIDVLPKCEIKLEPCDEVGQLTKMNAAAMAIDKQRKASIEAMSASPVMVVLPVSQNVDNNDILPATVAVQAPETPPPEEDKTVEATTINTSNKHEALSEKTVMSEAVCEVANEEVDDNEIPPRVEEHAQLETTQQVPATVKFVSEKAHNSLGETIEDVEHTNNAEEQKPAAKRKRKRRSVFSKRSPPKKRAATTKAANAQQTENNDESNTDGAIAFPPATISVAEPAKMVNDVHLAPIAEETPMETDFTETDVKTLTNLVQDVVSDIAAPINANEIKKQKAKEKKESAEKIKIHAKPTAKRTRKNKNLTVENEESVLPSKSATASKSSSPEFSGKSSPELDLALDATLAASKPVAHPMRTTCYSETHKLRYACNQCPKSFSKSPRLAEHKRLHTGEKPFSCEECGKTFRIKRRLSEHKMRHLKVKAYKCETCGMPVATKQDLRLHQRHHTNDRRYNCPDCSKAFVRSSDLKIHRRVHTGEKPFVCEICQKTFRANQNLLVHRRSHMGEKNYKCDYCDKRFMRNIDRKVHHRTHTGERPFKCEICGRCYSSRAHVRAHIQREHVENGGDTKPERKKAERKTKVTATDEIVKEQQLIDEIQEQILQCLKTDDLDDEELPATATATTTIVKAAEIKKQKRRKSTPRTSPALKNGVDNDMPAHTPHQAQTMGVQQVSVMVSMQVQDNEPMPEKENASTLVGGVSAPLSKSTKSERKISSYFTVLGQKTEI; from the exons ATGATGATCAACACACTGCTAGAGCATGTACCCATAAAACTGGAAGCGCCGGATAATGGCGACGAGGGAGACGcagaaaacaatagcaaacagaaaaacaaaattgtgaaaatgaatGGTAAGAATGTAGTCGTGGATGAAGATGTTAGCGGTGAAGATGATGAAGAGGACGACGAAGACACTGACGAGGATGATTCTGAAACGGATCTACTGGAGGAGGATGATGATGCGACATTAGTACCGATTAGCAGCGATGAAGAAGCAGAGCTGGAAGCCCAACGTATACGATTCCATGAAATAATAGGGAAAAACTTGCATTTACCAACTGTTTCCAAAAACGATGCACTTAAAGGTGGTAAAAAGACAAAATCTGCGAAGAAACTACGTGGTCGCAGTGTTTCGAGTTGTGCTAGTGTCAGCAGTAAAACTTCCGTAGCTTCTTGCTCATCTGCCTCATCAGCTGCAAACAGCAAACGTTCGAAGCAGAGTGATGtaccaaagcaaaaacaaaagtcagATTCTAAGGTTAAAAAGACAGTTGCACGGAGAAATGTGGAAAAAGGTACCAGTACTGAATCAGAAGCCGAGCATGATGATATTGCTGCAACATATAAACGTCCACTTCGTAGTCGTGTTCCCTCCACTTGCTCTGTAGCATCATCGCTAGTCACGCCTTCATGTCAAACGGAATCTTGtggaaatatttatgtgtacGAGGAGCAGCaaaaacttatatttaattGTAGCTTTTGCGACTTACGTTATGGCGATATGTCGTCGTTCGCAAAACATTTACATGATGCACATAAACTGTTTCAGGAGGATGAAGATGTGACCACCACAAAAGTAGCGCGTAAAAGTCCACGCACACTAACGAAGCAACAGGCTGAAAATAAAGCGCAGGCGCAGGATAACAAACTGAAGGTGGTAATTAAGACGGAGATAGACCCATACCCTGAAGAAATTGGTGATGATAGCTCAAGTGCACACTCAATGTCACCAATTCCTGGTGATGCAACACTGGAGTCATGtggaaatgtatttattttaaatggcaAAAAGCTTTTCTTAATTTGTGGACACTGTGAGTGCAAATATGCCACATTGGATTTATTCCATAAACATTTGAGGCAACAACATCAATTATTCTCCGGACCGGTAAAGGAAATAGATGTATTACCCAAGTGTGAAATTAAGCTTGAGCCGTGCGATGAAGTAGGGCAGCTAACGAAAATGAATGCAGCAGCTATGGCAATTGATAAACAGCGAAAAGCTAGCATCGAAGCAATGTCAGCTTCGCCTGTGATGGTAGTGTTGCCAGTGTCACAAAATGTGGACAACAATGACATCTTGCCAGCAACTGTTGCAGTGCAAGCGCCAGAAACGCCACCCCCTGAAGAAGACAAGACAGTGGAAGCGACAACAATAAATACGTCCAACAAACACGAAGCATTGTCTGAGAAAACAGTTATGAGTGAAGCAGTCTGCGAAGTAGCAAATGAAGAGGTGGATGATAATGAAATACCGCCAAGGGTTGAGGAGCATGCGCAGTTGGAAACGACGCAACAGGTGCCTGCTACAGTAAAGTTTGTAAGTGAAAAAGCACACAATTCTCTTGGAGAAACTATTGAAGATGTCGAACACACAAACAATGCGGAAGAACAGAAACCTGCAGCAAAACGCAAAAGAAAGCGCCGATCG GTTTTTTCGAAACGTTCGCCGCCAAAGAAAcgagctgcaacaacaaaagctgcaAATGCACaacaaactgaaaataatgacgAAAGCAACACTGATGGCGCAATTGCATTCCCTCCAGCCACTATATCTGTTGCAGAACCCGCTAAAATGGTTAATGACGTCCACTTGGCCCCCATTGCCGAAGAAACACCGATGGAAACAGATTTCACCGAAACGGATGTCAAAACTTTGACTAATTTAGTGCAAGATGTTGTTTCAGATATAGCTGCCCCTATAAAcgctaatgaaattaaaaaacaaaaagctaaagaaaagaaagaaagcgcagaaaaaataaaaatccacgCAAAGCCGACTGCCAAGCGAActcgcaaaaataaaaatcttaccgTTGAAAACGAAGAATCAGTTTTACCGTCTAAAAGTGCTACCGCCTCCAAATCTTCGTCGCCTGAATTCTCAGGCAAATCTTCGCCTGAACTCGATTTGGCATTGGATGCAACATTGGCGGCCAGTAAACCAGTCGCACATCCCATGCGCACAACATGCTACTCCGAAACTCATAAGCTACGCTACGCTTGTAATCAGTGTCCAAAATCGTTCAGTAAGTCACCACGTCTGGCCGAACACAAGCGTTTACACACAGGCGAGAAGCCGTTCAGTTGCGAAGAATGTGGCAAAACTTTCCGCATTAAAAGACGTCTAAGTGAGCATAAAATGCGTCATCTCAAAGTGAAGGCATATAAGTGTGAAACCTGTGGCATGCCGGTGGCTACCAAACAAGACCTCAGACTACATCAACGCCATCACACCAATGATAGGCGTTATAATTGCCCTGACTGTTCGAAAGCCTTTGTGCGCAGCTCCGATTTGAAAATACATAGACGTGTGCACACGGGTGAGAAGCCGTTCGTTTGTGAAATTTGCCAGAAAACATTTCGGGCCAACCAGAATCTCCTTGTGCATCGGCGTTCACACATGGGCGAGAAGAATTATAAATGCGATTATTGCGACAAACGCTTTATGCGTAATATCGACCGCAAGGTGCACCATCGCACGCATACAG GTGAAAGACCatttaaatgcgaaatttgTGGACGGTGTTACTCTTCGCGTGCTCATGTGCGCGCACACATACAACGTGAACATGTCGAAAATGGTGGTGACACAAAACCCGAACGCAAGAAAGCCGAACGTAAGACAAAAGTAACTGCAACGGACGAAATTGTGAAGGAACAACAGTTAATTGATGAAATACAAGAACAAATATTGCAGTGTTTAAAAACCGACGATTTAGATGATGAGGAGTTGCCagccacagcaacagcaacaacgactaTTGTGAAAGCTGCTGAAATAAAAAAGCAGAAACGGCGAAAATCAACACCCCGAACATCGCCGGCACTAAAGAACGGCGTTGACAACGATATGCCCGCGCATACACCCCATCAGGCACAAACGATGGGCGTGCAACAGGTATCCGTAATGGTGTCAATGCAAGTGCAGGACAATGAACCGATGCCTGAGAAAGAGAACGCCTCGACGCTGGTGGGTGGGGTCTCAGCACCACTAAGCAAGAGCACAAAGAGTGAGCGTAAAATATCGAGTTATTTCACTGTGTTGGGACAAAAAACAGAAATCTAA